The sequence below is a genomic window from Anas platyrhynchos isolate ZD024472 breed Pekin duck chromosome 20, IASCAAS_PekinDuck_T2T, whole genome shotgun sequence.
ACGGCTTTGCCTTGAGGAGAGGGTCTGACTTGTCGGGCCATGGTGACTCCCGGGCCCTGTGCTGGTTTGAGTCACAGGACCTGGCCCTGAGGGCACTCCAGACCCCAAGGTTGCCCCAGGAGATGTCCTCGCCCACAAGCGGAGCCCCCAGGCTGCACAAAGAGTTGGCACAGGGCACTCACGGGCATGGGCTTGACGTAGAGGATGAAGAAGTGCAGAGCCATGGACATGACGATGGCCCCCAGCAGCCAGATGTTGAGCCATGGGGGCATCCGCAGCAGCGACTGGTTCTCGGAGACACTGCGAAAGCAAGGGGACAGCGTCAGTGCAAAAAGCCTCCTGGTGCCcacacagcccagctccaggctgttCAGCTTCAGGCTTTGCCATCATTTGGATCCAGACACCCAGCAGAATGGCTCTGCTGAGCCAAAACAAAGCCCTTGGCCACTGACAGATCCCCCGAGAGACCCTACAAGAAATGGGTTGTGTGCAGGACGATCCTGTAGCCTCCCCACCTGTTCAGAGCGTTGCACATCTCGATCGTCACCAGCACGGACAGAGCCATCGTGGTCGGGTATCGGGACTCGAAGATTTCGCAGTCAACTCCTTCAAAGATGGGGTTGTCCTCGGTGCACCTCATGAAGTTCCTCTGCCAGCACAGGAAACTGCTCGTAAGAAGCTCGTGGTAGGGgaaggcagggaaggggaggaaggaggcaaGTGCTTCGGGGCAGCTGGGGAACCTTATCAGGGCCACCAAACATCCAACAGCTCGGAACAATTGACAAAAATGTCCTCAGCTTCTGTATCGTGGCTTAGAGATTTTCATGGGTGGTTAATAGGGTGCTTGAGCATAAACAGATCTCCAGcaaaaaatccttttccacTGCATGCCACACTGGGGTGAGGTGGCACACGGTTCCCCAGCATTCAGAGACAGCAATGCAATAATTGACCCCATTCAGCGTGGGTTTGGGACCACTTTCAGCTTCTTGGGATCAACTCCCCCCCATGCTAGTTGCTACCAGAATTGAGGCTGGAAACAAGGCCCCGAGGGGGTGAATTTGTTTCCTGAACACCTTTTCCATCAGGAAGGTGGGAACGTCACAACCACAGATGAACAGAGGCAGGGGCAGACCCCGACTCACCAGCTGATGAAAGGAAACCTGCGGCCCCTCGGCGTCGTACAGGAACCACCAGGTAGCTGCGCCCACCGTGGCCAGCCCCACGTACACTGCAGCCAAGACAGAGATCCCTCAGTTGCAGCCCCCACCACGGCCCCCCACGCCCCCTGCCTCATCCCCCTGCCCACCAGGGCTCACCTCCGATGGCCAGGTAGCGAAAAAAGAGCCAGCCGCTGATGAGGGGCTCCTTGGGGTTGCGGGGCAGCTTGTCCATGATGTCCAGGTCCGGGGGGTTGAAGCCCAGCGCGGTGGCCGGCAGCCCGTCCGTCACCAGGTTCACCCACAGCAGCTGCACGGGGATGAGGGCCTCGGGCAGGCCCAAGATAGCCGTCAGGAAGATGCTGCGGGGGGAAAGCACCAGAAGCTGAGTTAGACGAGCTCCGGGGGCAGCCAGAGAAAGTGTGTGGTGTAAGGGGGGAGCAAGCAGGAACACTGAGTCCAAATGAACATTCGAGCAAAGCTCTGCGGATGAACTTGTGGCCCCCAAGCCAGCAGCCTGCAAGCCTGGGCTGAGTTTTGCAGCTATGATTATTTTTGCTGGTAAAACgtgctctgcagctggaaggAAACCACTGAGCTCGTTCCCAGCACGAACACACCCAACACACACTCAGAggttggtgaggcactggagcaggctgcccagagagcctggggatgccccatccctggaggtgctcaaggccaggttagacgaggccctgggcaacctgatctggtgggtggcatccctgcctatggcatggggttggaactagaggatttttgaggtcccttccaacccaggctgttctatgtttctatgaaatGCAAGGGCAAAAGATGCTCGagctctccctgccctctgcagggctgcaaaCGCGctgcaggggatggcagggaaTGGccggcagggacagggacaggacctGGTGAGGAGGGCATCGGTGCCACCTGTTGCCACCACCCCACACACAAACACCCACCTCAGGTGCCCAAACCCACGTCCCCACCGCTGCTCCCCGGGACGCGGTGCTCACCAAACGACCTCGCCAACGTTGGAGGAGATGAGATAGCGGATGAACTGCTTCATGTTGTTGTAGATGGCCCTGCCCTCCTCCACGGCCGACACGATGGTGGAGAAGTTGTCGTCCGACAGCACCATCTCAGCAGCCGACTTGGCAACGGCCGTGCCGGACCCCATGGCGATGCCGATCTCGGCTTTCTTCAGGGCTGGGGCATCGTTGACGCCGTCGCCCGTCTGCACGGAGCCATAATTAAAGGGGTGCGAGGGGAAGGGccgggcagggaggaggaggccggGGACTCACCATGGCGGTGATCTCGTTGAAGGACTGCAGGTACTCGACGATGCGGGACTTGTGCGCTGGCTCCACGCGGGCGAAGCAGCGGGCGTCACGGCACGCCTGCCGCTGGGCCTCGGGGGACAGCTCGTCGAACTCCCGGCCTGTGTAGGCCTTGCCGGCCACGTCCTCGTTCTCTGAGAAGATGCCAATGCGGCGGCAGATGGCCACCGCCGTGCCCTTGTTGTCGCCGGTGATCATGATGACGCGGATGCCGGCCTTGCGGCACATCTCGATGGAGGAGGTGACCTCCTTGCGGGGGGGGTCCAGCATCCCCACGCAGCCCACAAAGGTCAGGttggtctgggggggggggcagcacagACCACGTTAAACCCTGAGAGAACGCAGCCACGTCCCTCTGCACCATGAAACTGTCCCAGGTACAGCGATCCCAGGGCACTTGGGGACTTCTCAGGGGAGGAAACCCTTGGGACATGGCCTGTCAATGGACGCACCCCGTGATCCCAATGCAAGGGGATGCTCCCACCCCCTCCAGTGCTCCTCACACGTTTCTACTCTGCTCCCATCCCTCCTGGAGGTCCCCAGATCCCTCTCAGCAACCACCCCATATGGATGGGACAGCATCATTGGCTTTGGGATCAGCCTCACTGCACACAGCTCTGCAGTGGGGTCTGCAGAGAAATTGCTGAGCTACCACACCACCTGGCACCACTGGGGAAACCAAGGGAGAAAACGCTGCTGGGGCAGTGGGAAGGGGGTGGGAGAACTTTGGGAATAAGGAGAAAAGCCCCTGGTGCCGGCCGGGCACTGCCTACCTCGTAGTGGACGAAGGCGGCGGAGTCGTGGAGCTGCATGGTCTCCCTGCGGACGGGGGAGTCGTGGGTGGCCAGGGCCAGGCAGCGCAGCGTGTCGATGCCCATGCCCCAGTCCCGGATCCGACTCAGGATCTTCTCCCGCACCGGGGCCGTCAGCGGGACCCGGGCCGTGCCCACGCGGACGTGGGTGCAGCGCTCAATCACGCTCTCCGGGGCGCcctgaggaggagcagggggctcAGGAGATGCCTGCAGGGGGGTCACTGCTGGTCCCCCACCCTCATCACCCTGGCACAAAGCAATTCTGTGCACAGGGGATAAATCCTGCCACAGGCAGAGCATCACCCCCCGAGTGTGAGCCTGGGAGTGAAGACTGAGAAAGGGATGGACATGACAGGAACACGAGCCCAGAGATGGAGCATCTCCTGCCAGCACTGTGCCGTGGGGTGGGGAGGCACAACGGttgggaaaaagaaggaaatctcCCCAAATCTGAGCGCACACACATCCTGGCGGCACGGCGCACTAGATGGCAGCCTCGACTCGAGCACACGGCCAGGAAGGATGAAGCTGCATCGGGTCAGAAGGCATGGGATGTGCTGTGCGGGCATCAGCCTCGCTCcctccagcccaggctgcccactATGCTCCCAACCCCCTGTCCCCAAAGGGGCAAGGGCCGAGGAGGCTGCCAAAAATACACACTTCCCACAGGATGCTCAGCGTGTGCTTGCAATGCCTTTGTGATTTAGGGAAACACACATCTCACCCTGTCCTTTTTTgactctttctgaaaagagtTTCATCTGAAAAGTTTCCCTTTCAGATGAAACCTGCAATCCTTCCATTGCGCCCCTTAAAACAGTGGGGCAGGACGGTGGCTCCACTCAGCCCCAACCTGACCCGGAGGGCAGAGATGACCCCAAATATCTCCGTATGGGAACACCAGGACACaaagctgctcaggggcagcgcAGTGTAATTCCTGCTGCAcctcctctgctcctttctCTTGGGAAGGAAATGCCCTTTAAGTACTATTTTATTTGTGGTTCCAGTGGAAAGCTGAACCCTTTGGGCATTGTTGGTGTCCGCAGGGTCCAGGCATAAAAGCAAGAGCTGACTTTTGGGCTGGGGAATCTCCCCTGCCCTCTGGAACCAGGATGCTCAGAGGTTTTCCTCCCTCTAAACCCATTTTTCTtcgttcttttcttttttttcccccattgttTCTGCAAAGACTCCCCCCTCCCTGGCCACACCACTTTACCTGCTGGTTAAACACACAGCAAGGCAAGAAACAACCCCCAGAAAGCACCGAAACCTGCTGGGGTGAGCACGGGGACCCTGTCCCTACCTTGACGAACATCTTGCTGCCGGCAGAGTTGTGGCCAGGGCTGGTGGGCGTGCAGTACACCGACATGGACTTGCGGTCGCGGGAGAACTCCAGGGTGCACTCCTTCCTCATCAGCTGCTTGATCACCTGCGGGGACAGAGTGGGGCTGAGCCAGGGCGGCTGGGGGGCTGCCACAAAGCAGAGAGGTGGGGGCCCTTCCCCACCCACCAGGTGGAAAATCCCTCACCCGAGCGGTACCTCGAGGTCTGCACGGTGAGGGCTGTGTCAGCAGGCAAGGCAGGGTGCACACACACATGGGAAGGGGCACGCCAACTGGCTTGTGCACCCCAACACCCCAAAAGCCAGGCCAacgttattattattgttgttgttgttattattattattattattattgccaaCATTATTAATTTCAGAAGCCAAACACACAACGAGACAGCAGCCAGTCCTCGTCAGACCGATCCCCTTCATGCACCAACATCAGCATCACGGCAGCTGAGCCAGCTCCTGGAAGGATGCTCCCAAAAAAGCCATTTACAGGGCATTCGAGGCCAATTTGAGCTATTTTCCAGTAAGGGGAGCTGGGATGCTGATGCCTACCTTGCTCACTGGACTCTCTGCATGGCTGCACTGTTTGtgcaattattattttgtgttgcTAGGAGGGTGTCGTTTGCGACTGGACACAAACAGCTGTTTGCACAGGACTTTTACAGCTACTTAAATCTCGATAAATCAGCAAAGGGGACAAAAAAAGAGCTGCTTTTGTGGCAAAACCTTGCAAGTTCAAAGTTAAAAGGGCACAGCCCTCCTCACGACGCTGTGCGCAGGAGCGAGGTGGGCACAGAGATGTGCAGGGAGATGTGCTGAGGTTTATCATGCACGAAGGGGGATGCTGGCACCTGCATTTGCTGTCTGTGGATacagcaggcaggcagcgagGCCAAAAAAACAGTGCAGGAGCAAACGGGGATGAACACAGCAAGCACACGAGGCCGGGAGAGGCAGAGCGACAGCGCCGTGTAACAAAGCAGCTGCCGGACTGCCAACAGAAGGGAAACTCCATTTTCCTCCTCAAAAAGCAGTCCAGGGATTTATGACAACCTGCTTGGACCTATCCACGGGACAAGCGGCACAACCGAGCGCCCTTCCTTTGAGCAAGCAAAGACGTGGAGAGGCCTAGCGGCACGACACCAAATCCAGCTGGGAAACCAAGGGCGTCTTCACAGGAGCACGGGGAGACCCCAGCGAACCAGCAGCCAGAACAGGGGATTCACATGAAAACCAGAGGCGTTTCCCAGAGCAAGTCCCAGGAGTGGAACTGGGGTTTGGGTCGAGACCCCGGGGTCAGTACAAACCGGGCACCTGAGGATTTACTGAGGCTCGTCCCCCCGTCAGCCCAGCAATGGCACCCTTGTGCCCGATCTGCCCTTTTTTCAACCCAAGTGGCCGTGGCTCGTCCCCaagccctccctccctccccgctcaCCGAATTGCAGGCGTTGGCTCGCTCCACCTTGGAGAGTTTGCTGGTGTCGGTGTCAAAGACGTTCATCTTTTCCACCAGGCACGTCAGGGCTGTTTCGGTGGCTTCCCCCACCTTCTCGTAGACTTTTTTTGACTagagagcagggaaaaaaacgaGCAGAGCTCAAGCTTTGGAGCACAGCCCCATAACACATCTCCAGCCCAGGA
It includes:
- the ATP2A3 gene encoding sarcoplasmic/endoplasmic reticulum calcium ATPase 3 isoform X2; protein product: MEAAHSLPVLDVLRRFGVAESCGLSPEQVRRSREKYGPNELPAEEGKSLWELVLEQFEDLLVRILLMAAFLSFILAWFEEGEESMTAFVEPIVIIMILIANAVVGVWQERNAESAIEALKEYEPEMGKVIRADRSGVQRIRARDIVPGDIVEVAVGDKVPADIRIIEIRSTTLRVDQSILTGESMSVIKHADPIPDLRAVNQDKKNMLFSGTNIAAGKAVGVVIATGVYTEIGKIRNQMVETEPEKTPLQQKLDEFSQQLSKVIFLVCIAVWVINISHFSDPVHGGSWFRGAIYYFKTSVALAVAAIPEGLPAVITTCLALGTRRMAKKNAIVRSLPSVETLGCTSVICSDKTGTLTTNQMSVCRMFIMEKVEGTQCSLHEFSITGSTYAPEGQILKDEQPVRCGQYDGLVELATICALCNDSSLDYNESKKVYEKVGEATETALTCLVEKMNVFDTDTSKLSKVERANACNSVIKQLMRKECTLEFSRDRKSMSVYCTPTSPGHNSAGSKMFVKGAPESVIERCTHVRVGTARVPLTAPVREKILSRIRDWGMGIDTLRCLALATHDSPVRRETMQLHDSAAFVHYETNLTFVGCVGMLDPPRKEVTSSIEMCRKAGIRVIMITGDNKGTAVAICRRIGIFSENEDVAGKAYTGREFDELSPEAQRQACRDARCFARVEPAHKSRIVEYLQSFNEITAMTGDGVNDAPALKKAEIGIAMGSGTAVAKSAAEMVLSDDNFSTIVSAVEEGRAIYNNMKQFIRYLISSNVGEVVCIFLTAILGLPEALIPVQLLWVNLVTDGLPATALGFNPPDLDIMDKLPRNPKEPLISGWLFFRYLAIGVYVGLATVGAATWWFLYDAEGPQVSFHQLRNFMRCTEDNPIFEGVDCEIFESRYPTTMALSVLVTIEMCNALNSVSENQSLLRMPPWLNIWLLGAIVMSMALHFFILYVKPMPLIFQVTPLSWPQWVVVLKISLPVILLDEGLKYLSRNHLDGEEDKK
- the ATP2A3 gene encoding sarcoplasmic/endoplasmic reticulum calcium ATPase 3 isoform X1 — encoded protein: MEAAHSLPVLDVLRRFGVAESCGLSPEQVRRSREKYGPNELPAEEGKSLWELVLEQFEDLLVRILLMAAFLSFILAWFEEGEESMTAFVEPIVIIMILIANAVVGVWQERNAESAIEALKEYEPEMGKVIRADRSGVQRIRARDIVPGDIVEVAVGDKVPADIRIIEIRSTTLRVDQSILTGESMSVIKHADPIPDLRAVNQDKKNMLFSGTNIAAGKAVGVVIATGVYTEIGKIRNQMVETEPEKTPLQQKLDEFSQQLSKVIFLVCIAVWVINISHFSDPVHGGSWFRGAIYYFKTSVALAVAAIPEGLPAVITTCLALGTRRMAKKNAIVRSLPSVETLGCTSVICSDKTGTLTTNQMSVCRMFIMEKVEGTQCSLHEFSITGSTYAPEGQILKDEQPVRCGQYDGLVELATICALCNDSSLDYNESKKVYEKVGEATETALTCLVEKMNVFDTDTSKLSKVERANACNSVIKQLMRKECTLEFSRDRKSMSVYCTPTSPGHNSAGSKMFVKGAPESVIERCTHVRVGTARVPLTAPVREKILSRIRDWGMGIDTLRCLALATHDSPVRRETMQLHDSAAFVHYETNLTFVGCVGMLDPPRKEVTSSIEMCRKAGIRVIMITGDNKGTAVAICRRIGIFSENEDVAGKAYTGREFDELSPEAQRQACRDARCFARVEPAHKSRIVEYLQSFNEITAMTGDGVNDAPALKKAEIGIAMGSGTAVAKSAAEMVLSDDNFSTIVSAVEEGRAIYNNMKQFIRYLISSNVGEVVCIFLTAILGLPEALIPVQLLWVNLVTDGLPATALGFNPPDLDIMDKLPRNPKEPLISGWLFFRYLAIGVYVGLATVGAATWWFLYDAEGPQVSFHQLRNFMRCTEDNPIFEGVDCEIFESRYPTTMALSVLVTIEMCNALNSVSENQSLLRMPPWLNIWLLGAIVMSMALHFFILYVKPMPLIFQVTPLSWPQWVVVLKISLPVILLDEGLKYLSRNHLDGILRTVRNTWSGEHQLKTCRTPEQGRRGQEVNDTKEALLAKGPLTCNSD